A single region of the Hippoglossus hippoglossus isolate fHipHip1 chromosome 17, fHipHip1.pri, whole genome shotgun sequence genome encodes:
- the eif2b5 gene encoding translation initiation factor eIF-2B subunit epsilon, translating into MAGKGGKHSRSGSGLPGRKGAGEQEEEEQPLQAVLVADSFNRRFFPVTKDQPRALLPLGNVAMIDYTLEFLTSTGVQETFVFCCWMASKIKDHLLKSKWCRPTSPNTVHIITSELYRSLGDVLRDVDAKNLVRSDFVLVYGDVVSNIDISQALQVHRHRRKTEKNISVMTMMFKESSPGHRSRCEEDDVIVAIDSKSQRILHYQKTHGLKKLQFPMNIFHSISDEFEIRHDLLDCHISICSPQVAELYTDNFDYQTRDDFVRGILVNEEILGNQIHMHVTKDGYGVRVSNLLMYDSVSSDLVRRWVYPLTPEANFTDQEGRSCTFSRHNVYRGSGVSLGQGSQMEENVLIGCDTSIGANCHISNSIIGNNCTIGDNVILNHAYIWNNVHIASNVVISQSVVCDKAEVKEGVMLNKQCVLAYNVVIGPNLSLPEGTVVSMHHPEEEEEEDDDEFLSDDAEVGQSKDKTKQKVFSPAEVGAEGQGYIWKASSLDDTEDEELAQCLWGLVLNPDVESESEDSEPEDPDDPVIPSPEMDDDKVFQLEVMGTLQRGLEENIRCDNLVLEINSLKYAYNITLKEVMQILTRVVLEYPFQQQGSQLTASQYVAVLLPLLKKWAPVFKNYVKRARDHLDCLSAFEEFFLEQESHWVAMVKVLMNMYQLEILEEEMILRWFSQGATTDKSRQLRKNQGLQKFIQWLEEAEESSEEEGE; encoded by the exons ATGGCCGGtaaaggaggaaaacacagcCGCTCTGGCTCTGGTCTTCCAGGCAGAAAGGGAGCAggggaacaggaggaagaggagcagccgCTTCAGGCTGTTTTAGTCGCTGACAGCTTCAACCGGAGGTTCTTCCCTGTGACCAAAGACCAGCCACGG GCTCTGCTGCCGCTGGGTAACGTTGCCATGATCGACTACACGCTGGAGTTCCTCACATCCACCGGGGTGCAGGAGACCTTCgtgttctgctgctggatgGCCAGTAAGATCAAGGATCATCTGCT AAAGTCAAAGTGGTGTCGGCCCACCTCTCCCAACACAGTCCACATCATCACCTCAGAACTGTACCGCTCCCTGGGGGATGTGCTCAGGGACGTGGATGCAAAGAACCTTGTCCGCTCAGACTTTGTGCTGGTTTATGGAGACGTGGTATCGAATATTGATATCAGCCAGGCACTGCAAGTGCACAG GCATCGTCgaaagacagagaagaacaTCTCGGTGATGACGATGATGTTCAAGGAATCATCACCAGGCCACAGGTCTCGGTGTGAGGAAGATGATGTCATTGTTGCTATTGACAGCAAGAGCCAGCGGATTTTACATTACCAGAAGACACATGGGCTGAAGAAGCTACAGTTTCCCATG aACATTTTCCACAGTATCAGTGATGAGTTTGAAATCAGACACGACCTTCTCGACTGCCACATCAGTATCTGCTCCCCACAG GTTGCTGAGCTTTACACTGACAATTTTGATTATCAGACGAGGGATGACTTTGTCAGAGGAATCTTGGTCAATGAAGAG ATCCTGGGAAACCAGATACACATGCACGTCACCAAGGATGGTTACGGTGTTAGAGTGTCCAACTTGCTCATGTATGATTCGGTGTCGTCGGACCTCGTACGGCGGTGGGTCTACCCGCTCACCCCGGAGGCTAACTTCACAGACCAGGAGGGACGGAGCTGCACGTTCTCTCGCCACAATGTCTACAGAGGGTCCGGAGTCAGCCTGGGCCAAGGCAGCCAGATGGAGGAGAACGTTCTCATCGGCTGTGACACCAGCATCGGTGCCAACTGTCACATTTCTAACAGCATCATCGGTAACAACTGCACCATAG GTGACAACGTCATCCTGAATCATGCCTACATATGGAATAATGTTCACATTGCCAGCAACGTGGTGATCAGCCAGTCTGTGGTCTGTGACAAGGCTGAGGTCAAAGAAGGTGTGATGCTGAACAAACAGTGTGTCCTGGCATATAAT GTGGTGATTGGACCAAACCTATCTCTACCAGAGGGCACCGTGGTGTCCATGCACcatccagaggaggaggaggaggaggatgatgatgaattCCTCAGTGATGATGCTGAGGTTGGTCAAAGTAAagacaaaaccaaacagaaag TATTCAGTCCAGCAGAGGTTGGAGCAGAGGGACAAGGCTACATCTGGAAGGCCAGCAGCCTGGACGACACAGAGGATGAGGAGTTGGCCCAGTGTCTCTGGG GTTTGGTGTTGAACCCTGACGTTGAGAGTGAAAGTGAGGACAGCGAGCCCGAGGATCCAGACGATCCAGTGATCCCCTCTCCTGAGATGGATGATGATAAAG TCTTCCAGTTGGAGGTGATGGGGACTCTGCAGAGAGGCTTGGAGGAGAATATCAGATGTGACAACCTTGTTCTTGAGATCAACTCTCTCAA GTACGCATACAATATCACTCTGAAGGAGGTGATGCAGATTTTAACCAGAGTGGTTCTGGAGTACCCGTTTCAGCAGCAGGGCTCTCAGCTCACGGCCTCACAATATGTTGCAGTTCTCCTGCCG TTATTGAAGAAGTGGGCCCCAGTGTTTAAGAACTATGTGAAGAGAGCTCGGGACCATCTGGACTGTCTGTCCGCCTTCGAAGAGTTCTTCCTGGAGCAGGAGAGCCACTGGGTGGCCATGGTAAAG GTCCTGATGAACATGTACCAGCTGGAGATCCTGGAGGAAGAGATGATACTACGCTGGTTCTCCCAGGGAGCGACAACCGACAAGAGCAGGCAGCTCCGCAAGAACCAGGGG CTTCAGAAGTTCATCCAGTGgctggaggaggctgaggagtCATCGGAAGAGGAGGGTGAATGA
- the LOC117778939 gene encoding mitochondrial ubiquitin ligase activator of nfkb 1-A, with amino-acid sequence MSDVPLNTLVLIGVGSSFALSSLFYRLYQEKKKELEKLKEIPIFKPDQHLVQVLKASPHRRLQYVAVEGRVQADGEPLASRFVPRCFGVIQKIAVEEHWKYWNNFTRTWNSRTTNKKETSNSVPFSLISPGAYMTDLYVKVQNPLEASGCPLERVYHKLRRSEEGLVNLALQGLSGEKPVAMVESEELLRVGSILTGFGEVVLEGGQVMRLQAPQDDRKYMLVATDYRSFIDRHESSATMWKTLTAVTGLTGASLLAGVIYNLVGKQDDRSK; translated from the exons ATGAGTGACGTCCCTCTCAACACGCTGGTTCTGATCGGTGTGGGATCCAGCTTCGCCTTATCCAGCCTGTTCTATCGTTTATatcaagagaagaagaaggagctggaAAAGCTTAAG GAAATACCCATCTTCAAACCAGACCAACATCTGGTCCAAGTGCTGAAAGCGTCGCCCCACAGGAGACTCCAGTATGTTGCTGTGGAAG GTCGGGTCCAGGCGGACGGGGAGCCTCTGGCCAGCCGGTTCGTCCCACGATGCTTTGGTGTGATTCAGAAGATCGCCGTGGAGGAACACTGGAAATACTGGAACAACTTCACCAGGACGTG GAATTCTCGGACAACGAATAAGAAAGAGACCAGCAACTCTGTGCCCTTCAGCCTGATCAGCCCTGGAGCCTACATGACTGACTTGTACGTGAAAGTGCAGAACCCTCTGGAGGCCTCCGGCTGCCCCCTGGAGAGGGTCTACCACAAATTAAGACGTTCTGAGGAGGGCTTGGTGAACCTGGCGTTGCAGGGCCTCAGCGGGGAGAAACCTGTGGCGATGGTGGAGAGCGAGGAGCTGCTGCGGGTGGGGAGCATCCTGACCGGGTTCGGGGAGGTGGTGCTGGAGGGAGGCCAGGTGATGAGGCTGCAGGCGCCGCAGGACGACCGCAAATACATGCTGGTAGCCACCGACTACAGGAGCTTTATAGACAGGCACGAGAGTTCAGCCACCATGTGGAAGACGCTCACTGCTGTCACCGGCCTCACCGGGGCGTCTCTGCTAGCAGGGGTCATTTACAACTTAGTAGGAAAACAGGATGACAGGTCAAAGTAG